Proteins encoded in a region of the Oncorhynchus clarkii lewisi isolate Uvic-CL-2024 chromosome 18, UVic_Ocla_1.0, whole genome shotgun sequence genome:
- the LOC139373825 gene encoding nucleolar protein dao-5-like isoform X6, producing MEHNGTQGEKDQNRQPEPESKNSTRKDSGLDDTSDDEPLTKLLNKLSRAKKATVQARPRTTDIKRGTGNGIKKTNNKFTGSTQNEDSYDSSDDEPLIKMVRKIPKQTSLPFKKRPFNTAREVNDVKKCRNSSQNTNKMSTDSSSGDSSDDVPLINMVDKLKTQMRTKTPTTTARKTPGIKKPRKVFKKHNRSIETSDDSSDDEPLINLTKKSPSKETERTILKRCVTKESNSNNCNKIEGKMSREEEVSSDSDDKPLINLVKKPLKAVKKTTTPLKKRSVSGKTVVARKKTRPDIMNKDVIRRSTKVLQRTREGSLDDSSDDEPLSKKMVRNPQMKSLMVILERCDTKEVLEDNYRANVGNTGKRSAGDKENSDDELLIKMVTNPPHSSPETMAEKENKSETALTMNL from the exons ATGGAACACAATGGGACTCAGGGTGAAAAAGACCAGAACCGACAACCTGAACCTGAGTCAAAGAATAGCACTAGAAAAGATTCTG GGTTGGATGACACCTCAGATGATGAGCCCTTGACGAAGTTGCTGAATAAACTTTCCAGAGCTAAAAAAGCCACTGTACAAGCAAGGCCACGGACTACTGATATCAAAAGAGGAACAGGTAATGGCATCAAGAAGACAAACAACAAATTCACAG GTTCAACCCAGAATGAGGACTCCTATGATAGCTCAGACGATGAGCCCTTGATAAAGATGGTTAGAAAGATCCCTAAACAGACATCATTGCCATTCAAAAAGAGACCCTTCAACACAGCCAGAGAGGTGAACGATGTGAAGAAGTGCAGAAATAGCTCACAGAACACTAATAAAATGAGCACAG ATTCATCATCAGGTGACAGCTCAGATGACGTGCCCCTGATTAACATGGTCGACAAACTCAAGACACAAATGCGAACGAAGACACCCACCACTACAGCCAGAAAAACACCTGGCATTAAAAAGCCcagaaaagtttttaaaaaacacaACAGGAGTATAG AGACCTCAGATGACAGCTCTGATGATGAGCCATTAATAAATCTGACCAAGAAGTCTCCGTCTAAAGAGACTGAAAGGACAATACTGAAGAGGTGTGTCACTAAGGAATCAAACAGCAACAACTGTAATAAAATTGAAGGGAAAATGAGCAGAG AGGAAGAGGTGAGTTCTGATTCTGATGATAAGCCCTTGATAAATCTAGTCAAGAAGCCTCTTAAAGCTGTAAAGAAGACCACGacaccgttaaagaagaggagcgTATCAGGAAAGACTGTGGTAGCCAGAAAGAAGACGAGACCAGACATTATGAACAAAGACGTCATCAGACGGAGCaccaaagttcttcaaagaacACGTGAAG GGTCTTTGGATGACAGCTCAGACGATGAGCCCTTGAGTAAAAAGATGGTGAGAAATCCACAAATGAAGAGCCTAATGGTGATTCTGGAGAGATGTGACACTAAAGAAGTCTTGGAAGATAACTATAGAGCCAACGTGGGAAACACCGGTAAAAGAAGTGCAG GGGATAAGGAGAACTCCGATGATGAACTCTTGATAAAGATGGTCACGAATCCCCCTCATTCTTCACCAGAAACTATGGCAGAGAAGGAAAATAAGTCAGAAACTGCCCTTACGATGAACCTTTGA
- the LOC139373825 gene encoding nucleolar protein dao-5-like isoform X11, whose protein sequence is MVETRTVPLESLDSSDDEPLIALVKKKPQHMEHNGTQGEKDQNRQPEPESKNSTRKDSGLDDTSDDEPLTKLLNKLSRAKKATVQARPRTTDIKRGTDSSSGDSSDDVPLINMVDKLKTQMRTKTPTTTARKTPGIKKPRKVFKKHNRSIETSDDSSDDEPLINLTKKSPSKETERTILKRCVTKESNSNNCNKIEGKMSREEEVSSDSDDKPLINLVKKPLKAVKKTTTPLKKRSVSGKTVVARKKTRPDIMNKDVIRRSTKVLQRTREGSLDDSSDDEPLSKKMVRNPQMKSLMVILERCDTKEVLEDNYRANVGNTGKRSAGDKENSDDELLIKMVTNPPHSSPETMAEKENKSETALTMNL, encoded by the exons ATGGTGGAGACACGCACAG TACCGTTAGAGTCCTTGGACAGCTCCGATGATGAACCCCTAATTGCATTAGTAAAGAAGAAGCCGCAGCACATGGAACACAATGGGACTCAGGGTGAAAAAGACCAGAACCGACAACCTGAACCTGAGTCAAAGAATAGCACTAGAAAAGATTCTG GGTTGGATGACACCTCAGATGATGAGCCCTTGACGAAGTTGCTGAATAAACTTTCCAGAGCTAAAAAAGCCACTGTACAAGCAAGGCCACGGACTACTGATATCAAAAGAGGAACAG ATTCATCATCAGGTGACAGCTCAGATGACGTGCCCCTGATTAACATGGTCGACAAACTCAAGACACAAATGCGAACGAAGACACCCACCACTACAGCCAGAAAAACACCTGGCATTAAAAAGCCcagaaaagtttttaaaaaacacaACAGGAGTATAG AGACCTCAGATGACAGCTCTGATGATGAGCCATTAATAAATCTGACCAAGAAGTCTCCGTCTAAAGAGACTGAAAGGACAATACTGAAGAGGTGTGTCACTAAGGAATCAAACAGCAACAACTGTAATAAAATTGAAGGGAAAATGAGCAGAG AGGAAGAGGTGAGTTCTGATTCTGATGATAAGCCCTTGATAAATCTAGTCAAGAAGCCTCTTAAAGCTGTAAAGAAGACCACGacaccgttaaagaagaggagcgTATCAGGAAAGACTGTGGTAGCCAGAAAGAAGACGAGACCAGACATTATGAACAAAGACGTCATCAGACGGAGCaccaaagttcttcaaagaacACGTGAAG GGTCTTTGGATGACAGCTCAGACGATGAGCCCTTGAGTAAAAAGATGGTGAGAAATCCACAAATGAAGAGCCTAATGGTGATTCTGGAGAGATGTGACACTAAAGAAGTCTTGGAAGATAACTATAGAGCCAACGTGGGAAACACCGGTAAAAGAAGTGCAG GGGATAAGGAGAACTCCGATGATGAACTCTTGATAAAGATGGTCACGAATCCCCCTCATTCTTCACCAGAAACTATGGCAGAGAAGGAAAATAAGTCAGAAACTGCCCTTACGATGAACCTTTGA
- the LOC139373825 gene encoding nucleolar protein dao-5-like isoform X8, producing the protein MEHNGTQGEKDQNRQPEPESKNSTRKDSGLDDTSDDEPLTKLLNKLSRAKKATVQARPRTTDIKRGTGSTQNEDSYDSSDDEPLIKMVRKIPKQTSLPFKKRPFNTAREVNDVKKCRNSSQNTNKMSTDSSSGDSSDDVPLINMVDKLKTQMRTKTPTTTARKTPGIKKPRKVFKKHNRSIETSDDSSDDEPLINLTKKSPSKETERTILKRCVTKESNSNNCNKIEGKMSREEEVSSDSDDKPLINLVKKPLKAVKKTTTPLKKRSVSGKTVVARKKTRPDIMNKDVIRRSTKVLQRTREGSLDDSSDDEPLSKKMVRNPQMKSLMVILERCDTKEVLEDNYRANVGNTGKRSAGDKENSDDELLIKMVTNPPHSSPETMAEKENKSETALTMNL; encoded by the exons ATGGAACACAATGGGACTCAGGGTGAAAAAGACCAGAACCGACAACCTGAACCTGAGTCAAAGAATAGCACTAGAAAAGATTCTG GGTTGGATGACACCTCAGATGATGAGCCCTTGACGAAGTTGCTGAATAAACTTTCCAGAGCTAAAAAAGCCACTGTACAAGCAAGGCCACGGACTACTGATATCAAAAGAGGAACAG GTTCAACCCAGAATGAGGACTCCTATGATAGCTCAGACGATGAGCCCTTGATAAAGATGGTTAGAAAGATCCCTAAACAGACATCATTGCCATTCAAAAAGAGACCCTTCAACACAGCCAGAGAGGTGAACGATGTGAAGAAGTGCAGAAATAGCTCACAGAACACTAATAAAATGAGCACAG ATTCATCATCAGGTGACAGCTCAGATGACGTGCCCCTGATTAACATGGTCGACAAACTCAAGACACAAATGCGAACGAAGACACCCACCACTACAGCCAGAAAAACACCTGGCATTAAAAAGCCcagaaaagtttttaaaaaacacaACAGGAGTATAG AGACCTCAGATGACAGCTCTGATGATGAGCCATTAATAAATCTGACCAAGAAGTCTCCGTCTAAAGAGACTGAAAGGACAATACTGAAGAGGTGTGTCACTAAGGAATCAAACAGCAACAACTGTAATAAAATTGAAGGGAAAATGAGCAGAG AGGAAGAGGTGAGTTCTGATTCTGATGATAAGCCCTTGATAAATCTAGTCAAGAAGCCTCTTAAAGCTGTAAAGAAGACCACGacaccgttaaagaagaggagcgTATCAGGAAAGACTGTGGTAGCCAGAAAGAAGACGAGACCAGACATTATGAACAAAGACGTCATCAGACGGAGCaccaaagttcttcaaagaacACGTGAAG GGTCTTTGGATGACAGCTCAGACGATGAGCCCTTGAGTAAAAAGATGGTGAGAAATCCACAAATGAAGAGCCTAATGGTGATTCTGGAGAGATGTGACACTAAAGAAGTCTTGGAAGATAACTATAGAGCCAACGTGGGAAACACCGGTAAAAGAAGTGCAG GGGATAAGGAGAACTCCGATGATGAACTCTTGATAAAGATGGTCACGAATCCCCCTCATTCTTCACCAGAAACTATGGCAGAGAAGGAAAATAAGTCAGAAACTGCCCTTACGATGAACCTTTGA
- the LOC139373825 gene encoding nucleolar protein dao-5-like isoform X3 gives MVETRTVPLESLDSSDDEPLIALVKKKPQHMEHNGTQGEKDQNRQPEPESKNSTRKDSGLDDTSDDEPLTKLLNKLSRAKKATVQARPRTTDIKRGTGSTQNEDSYDSSDDEPLIKMVRKIPKQTSLPFKKRPFNTAREVNDVKKCRNSSQNTNKMSTDSSSGDSSDDVPLINMVDKLKTQMRTKTPTTTARKTPGIKKPRKVFKKHNRSIETSDDSSDDEPLINLTKKSPSKETERTILKRCVTKESNSNNCNKIEGKMSREEEVSSDSDDKPLINLVKKPLKAVKKTTTPLKKRSVSGKTVVARKKTRPDIMNKDVIRRSTKVLQRTREGSLDDSSDDEPLSKKMVRNPQMKSLMVILERCDTKEVLEDNYRANVGNTGKRSAGDKENSDDELLIKMVTNPPHSSPETMAEKENKSETALTMNL, from the exons ATGGTGGAGACACGCACAG TACCGTTAGAGTCCTTGGACAGCTCCGATGATGAACCCCTAATTGCATTAGTAAAGAAGAAGCCGCAGCACATGGAACACAATGGGACTCAGGGTGAAAAAGACCAGAACCGACAACCTGAACCTGAGTCAAAGAATAGCACTAGAAAAGATTCTG GGTTGGATGACACCTCAGATGATGAGCCCTTGACGAAGTTGCTGAATAAACTTTCCAGAGCTAAAAAAGCCACTGTACAAGCAAGGCCACGGACTACTGATATCAAAAGAGGAACAG GTTCAACCCAGAATGAGGACTCCTATGATAGCTCAGACGATGAGCCCTTGATAAAGATGGTTAGAAAGATCCCTAAACAGACATCATTGCCATTCAAAAAGAGACCCTTCAACACAGCCAGAGAGGTGAACGATGTGAAGAAGTGCAGAAATAGCTCACAGAACACTAATAAAATGAGCACAG ATTCATCATCAGGTGACAGCTCAGATGACGTGCCCCTGATTAACATGGTCGACAAACTCAAGACACAAATGCGAACGAAGACACCCACCACTACAGCCAGAAAAACACCTGGCATTAAAAAGCCcagaaaagtttttaaaaaacacaACAGGAGTATAG AGACCTCAGATGACAGCTCTGATGATGAGCCATTAATAAATCTGACCAAGAAGTCTCCGTCTAAAGAGACTGAAAGGACAATACTGAAGAGGTGTGTCACTAAGGAATCAAACAGCAACAACTGTAATAAAATTGAAGGGAAAATGAGCAGAG AGGAAGAGGTGAGTTCTGATTCTGATGATAAGCCCTTGATAAATCTAGTCAAGAAGCCTCTTAAAGCTGTAAAGAAGACCACGacaccgttaaagaagaggagcgTATCAGGAAAGACTGTGGTAGCCAGAAAGAAGACGAGACCAGACATTATGAACAAAGACGTCATCAGACGGAGCaccaaagttcttcaaagaacACGTGAAG GGTCTTTGGATGACAGCTCAGACGATGAGCCCTTGAGTAAAAAGATGGTGAGAAATCCACAAATGAAGAGCCTAATGGTGATTCTGGAGAGATGTGACACTAAAGAAGTCTTGGAAGATAACTATAGAGCCAACGTGGGAAACACCGGTAAAAGAAGTGCAG GGGATAAGGAGAACTCCGATGATGAACTCTTGATAAAGATGGTCACGAATCCCCCTCATTCTTCACCAGAAACTATGGCAGAGAAGGAAAATAAGTCAGAAACTGCCCTTACGATGAACCTTTGA
- the LOC139373825 gene encoding nucleolar protein dao-5-like isoform X1, producing MVETRTVPLESLDSSDDEPLIALVKKKPQHMEHNGTQGEKDQNRQPEPESKNSTRKDSGLDDTSDDEPLTKLLNKLSRAKKATVQARPRTTDIKRGTGNGIKKTNNKFTGSTQNEDSYDSSDDEPLIKMVRKIPKQTSLPFKKRPFNTAREVNDVKKCRNSSQNTNKMSTDSSSGDSSDDVPLINMVDKLKTQMRTKTPTTTARKTPGIKKPRKVFKKHNRSIETSDDSSDDEPLINLTKKSPSKETERTILKRCVTKESNSNNCNKIEGKMSREEEVSSDSDDKPLINLVKKPLKAVKKTTTPLKKRSVSGKTVVARKKTRPDIMNKDVIRRSTKVLQRTREGSLDDSSDDEPLSKKMVRNPQMKSLMVILERCDTKEVLEDNYRANVGNTGKRSAGDKENSDDELLIKMVTNPPHSSPETMAEKENKSETALTMNL from the exons ATGGTGGAGACACGCACAG TACCGTTAGAGTCCTTGGACAGCTCCGATGATGAACCCCTAATTGCATTAGTAAAGAAGAAGCCGCAGCACATGGAACACAATGGGACTCAGGGTGAAAAAGACCAGAACCGACAACCTGAACCTGAGTCAAAGAATAGCACTAGAAAAGATTCTG GGTTGGATGACACCTCAGATGATGAGCCCTTGACGAAGTTGCTGAATAAACTTTCCAGAGCTAAAAAAGCCACTGTACAAGCAAGGCCACGGACTACTGATATCAAAAGAGGAACAGGTAATGGCATCAAGAAGACAAACAACAAATTCACAG GTTCAACCCAGAATGAGGACTCCTATGATAGCTCAGACGATGAGCCCTTGATAAAGATGGTTAGAAAGATCCCTAAACAGACATCATTGCCATTCAAAAAGAGACCCTTCAACACAGCCAGAGAGGTGAACGATGTGAAGAAGTGCAGAAATAGCTCACAGAACACTAATAAAATGAGCACAG ATTCATCATCAGGTGACAGCTCAGATGACGTGCCCCTGATTAACATGGTCGACAAACTCAAGACACAAATGCGAACGAAGACACCCACCACTACAGCCAGAAAAACACCTGGCATTAAAAAGCCcagaaaagtttttaaaaaacacaACAGGAGTATAG AGACCTCAGATGACAGCTCTGATGATGAGCCATTAATAAATCTGACCAAGAAGTCTCCGTCTAAAGAGACTGAAAGGACAATACTGAAGAGGTGTGTCACTAAGGAATCAAACAGCAACAACTGTAATAAAATTGAAGGGAAAATGAGCAGAG AGGAAGAGGTGAGTTCTGATTCTGATGATAAGCCCTTGATAAATCTAGTCAAGAAGCCTCTTAAAGCTGTAAAGAAGACCACGacaccgttaaagaagaggagcgTATCAGGAAAGACTGTGGTAGCCAGAAAGAAGACGAGACCAGACATTATGAACAAAGACGTCATCAGACGGAGCaccaaagttcttcaaagaacACGTGAAG GGTCTTTGGATGACAGCTCAGACGATGAGCCCTTGAGTAAAAAGATGGTGAGAAATCCACAAATGAAGAGCCTAATGGTGATTCTGGAGAGATGTGACACTAAAGAAGTCTTGGAAGATAACTATAGAGCCAACGTGGGAAACACCGGTAAAAGAAGTGCAG GGGATAAGGAGAACTCCGATGATGAACTCTTGATAAAGATGGTCACGAATCCCCCTCATTCTTCACCAGAAACTATGGCAGAGAAGGAAAATAAGTCAGAAACTGCCCTTACGATGAACCTTTGA
- the LOC139373825 gene encoding nucleolar protein dao-5-like isoform X4, with the protein MVETRTVPLESLDSSDDEPLIALVKKKPQHMEHNGTQGEKDQNRQPEPESKNSTRKDSGLDDTSDDEPLTKLLNKLSRAKKATVQARPRTTDIKRGTGNGIKKTNNKFTGSTQNEDSYDSSDDEPLIKMVRKIPKQTSLPFKKRPFNTAREVNDVKKCRNSSQNTNKMSTDSSSGDSSDDVPLINMVDKLKTQMRTKTPTTTARKTPGIKKPRKVFKKHNRSIETSDDSSDDEPLINLTKKSPSKETERTILKRCVTKESNSNNCNKIEGKMSRVKKPLKAVKKTTTPLKKRSVSGKTVVARKKTRPDIMNKDVIRRSTKVLQRTREGSLDDSSDDEPLSKKMVRNPQMKSLMVILERCDTKEVLEDNYRANVGNTGKRSAGDKENSDDELLIKMVTNPPHSSPETMAEKENKSETALTMNL; encoded by the exons ATGGTGGAGACACGCACAG TACCGTTAGAGTCCTTGGACAGCTCCGATGATGAACCCCTAATTGCATTAGTAAAGAAGAAGCCGCAGCACATGGAACACAATGGGACTCAGGGTGAAAAAGACCAGAACCGACAACCTGAACCTGAGTCAAAGAATAGCACTAGAAAAGATTCTG GGTTGGATGACACCTCAGATGATGAGCCCTTGACGAAGTTGCTGAATAAACTTTCCAGAGCTAAAAAAGCCACTGTACAAGCAAGGCCACGGACTACTGATATCAAAAGAGGAACAGGTAATGGCATCAAGAAGACAAACAACAAATTCACAG GTTCAACCCAGAATGAGGACTCCTATGATAGCTCAGACGATGAGCCCTTGATAAAGATGGTTAGAAAGATCCCTAAACAGACATCATTGCCATTCAAAAAGAGACCCTTCAACACAGCCAGAGAGGTGAACGATGTGAAGAAGTGCAGAAATAGCTCACAGAACACTAATAAAATGAGCACAG ATTCATCATCAGGTGACAGCTCAGATGACGTGCCCCTGATTAACATGGTCGACAAACTCAAGACACAAATGCGAACGAAGACACCCACCACTACAGCCAGAAAAACACCTGGCATTAAAAAGCCcagaaaagtttttaaaaaacacaACAGGAGTATAG AGACCTCAGATGACAGCTCTGATGATGAGCCATTAATAAATCTGACCAAGAAGTCTCCGTCTAAAGAGACTGAAAGGACAATACTGAAGAGGTGTGTCACTAAGGAATCAAACAGCAACAACTGTAATAAAATTGAAGGGAAAATGAGCAGAG TCAAGAAGCCTCTTAAAGCTGTAAAGAAGACCACGacaccgttaaagaagaggagcgTATCAGGAAAGACTGTGGTAGCCAGAAAGAAGACGAGACCAGACATTATGAACAAAGACGTCATCAGACGGAGCaccaaagttcttcaaagaacACGTGAAG GGTCTTTGGATGACAGCTCAGACGATGAGCCCTTGAGTAAAAAGATGGTGAGAAATCCACAAATGAAGAGCCTAATGGTGATTCTGGAGAGATGTGACACTAAAGAAGTCTTGGAAGATAACTATAGAGCCAACGTGGGAAACACCGGTAAAAGAAGTGCAG GGGATAAGGAGAACTCCGATGATGAACTCTTGATAAAGATGGTCACGAATCCCCCTCATTCTTCACCAGAAACTATGGCAGAGAAGGAAAATAAGTCAGAAACTGCCCTTACGATGAACCTTTGA
- the LOC139373825 gene encoding nucleolar protein dao-5-like isoform X9: MEHNGTQGEKDQNRQPEPESKNSTRKDSGLDDTSDDEPLTKLLNKLSRAKKATVQARPRTTDIKRGTGNGIKKTNNKFTGSTQNEDSYDSSDDEPLIKMVRKIPKQTSLPFKKRPFNTAREVNDVKKCRNSSQNTNKMSTDSSSGDSSDDVPLINMVDKLKTQMRTKTPTTTARKTPGIKKPRKVFKKHNRSIETSDDSSDDEPLINLTKKSPSKETERTILKRCVTKESNSNNCNKIEGKMSRVKKPLKAVKKTTTPLKKRSVSGKTVVARKKTRPDIMNKDVIRRSTKVLQRTREGSLDDSSDDEPLSKKMVRNPQMKSLMVILERCDTKEVLEDNYRANVGNTGKRSAGDKENSDDELLIKMVTNPPHSSPETMAEKENKSETALTMNL, encoded by the exons ATGGAACACAATGGGACTCAGGGTGAAAAAGACCAGAACCGACAACCTGAACCTGAGTCAAAGAATAGCACTAGAAAAGATTCTG GGTTGGATGACACCTCAGATGATGAGCCCTTGACGAAGTTGCTGAATAAACTTTCCAGAGCTAAAAAAGCCACTGTACAAGCAAGGCCACGGACTACTGATATCAAAAGAGGAACAGGTAATGGCATCAAGAAGACAAACAACAAATTCACAG GTTCAACCCAGAATGAGGACTCCTATGATAGCTCAGACGATGAGCCCTTGATAAAGATGGTTAGAAAGATCCCTAAACAGACATCATTGCCATTCAAAAAGAGACCCTTCAACACAGCCAGAGAGGTGAACGATGTGAAGAAGTGCAGAAATAGCTCACAGAACACTAATAAAATGAGCACAG ATTCATCATCAGGTGACAGCTCAGATGACGTGCCCCTGATTAACATGGTCGACAAACTCAAGACACAAATGCGAACGAAGACACCCACCACTACAGCCAGAAAAACACCTGGCATTAAAAAGCCcagaaaagtttttaaaaaacacaACAGGAGTATAG AGACCTCAGATGACAGCTCTGATGATGAGCCATTAATAAATCTGACCAAGAAGTCTCCGTCTAAAGAGACTGAAAGGACAATACTGAAGAGGTGTGTCACTAAGGAATCAAACAGCAACAACTGTAATAAAATTGAAGGGAAAATGAGCAGAG TCAAGAAGCCTCTTAAAGCTGTAAAGAAGACCACGacaccgttaaagaagaggagcgTATCAGGAAAGACTGTGGTAGCCAGAAAGAAGACGAGACCAGACATTATGAACAAAGACGTCATCAGACGGAGCaccaaagttcttcaaagaacACGTGAAG GGTCTTTGGATGACAGCTCAGACGATGAGCCCTTGAGTAAAAAGATGGTGAGAAATCCACAAATGAAGAGCCTAATGGTGATTCTGGAGAGATGTGACACTAAAGAAGTCTTGGAAGATAACTATAGAGCCAACGTGGGAAACACCGGTAAAAGAAGTGCAG GGGATAAGGAGAACTCCGATGATGAACTCTTGATAAAGATGGTCACGAATCCCCCTCATTCTTCACCAGAAACTATGGCAGAGAAGGAAAATAAGTCAGAAACTGCCCTTACGATGAACCTTTGA
- the LOC139373825 gene encoding nucleolar protein dao-5-like isoform X5 — translation MVETRTVPLESLDSSDDEPLIALVKKKPQHMEHNGTQGEKDQNRQPEPESKNSTRKDSGLDDTSDDEPLTKLLNKLSRAKKATVQARPRTTDIKRGTGSTQNEDSYDSSDDEPLIKMVRKIPKQTSLPFKKRPFNTAREVNDVKKCRNSSQNTNKMSTDSSSGDSSDDVPLINMVDKLKTQMRTKTPTTTARKTPGIKKPRKVFKKHNRSIETSDDSSDDEPLINLTKKSPSKETERTILKRCVTKESNSNNCNKIEGKMSRVKKPLKAVKKTTTPLKKRSVSGKTVVARKKTRPDIMNKDVIRRSTKVLQRTREGSLDDSSDDEPLSKKMVRNPQMKSLMVILERCDTKEVLEDNYRANVGNTGKRSAGDKENSDDELLIKMVTNPPHSSPETMAEKENKSETALTMNL, via the exons ATGGTGGAGACACGCACAG TACCGTTAGAGTCCTTGGACAGCTCCGATGATGAACCCCTAATTGCATTAGTAAAGAAGAAGCCGCAGCACATGGAACACAATGGGACTCAGGGTGAAAAAGACCAGAACCGACAACCTGAACCTGAGTCAAAGAATAGCACTAGAAAAGATTCTG GGTTGGATGACACCTCAGATGATGAGCCCTTGACGAAGTTGCTGAATAAACTTTCCAGAGCTAAAAAAGCCACTGTACAAGCAAGGCCACGGACTACTGATATCAAAAGAGGAACAG GTTCAACCCAGAATGAGGACTCCTATGATAGCTCAGACGATGAGCCCTTGATAAAGATGGTTAGAAAGATCCCTAAACAGACATCATTGCCATTCAAAAAGAGACCCTTCAACACAGCCAGAGAGGTGAACGATGTGAAGAAGTGCAGAAATAGCTCACAGAACACTAATAAAATGAGCACAG ATTCATCATCAGGTGACAGCTCAGATGACGTGCCCCTGATTAACATGGTCGACAAACTCAAGACACAAATGCGAACGAAGACACCCACCACTACAGCCAGAAAAACACCTGGCATTAAAAAGCCcagaaaagtttttaaaaaacacaACAGGAGTATAG AGACCTCAGATGACAGCTCTGATGATGAGCCATTAATAAATCTGACCAAGAAGTCTCCGTCTAAAGAGACTGAAAGGACAATACTGAAGAGGTGTGTCACTAAGGAATCAAACAGCAACAACTGTAATAAAATTGAAGGGAAAATGAGCAGAG TCAAGAAGCCTCTTAAAGCTGTAAAGAAGACCACGacaccgttaaagaagaggagcgTATCAGGAAAGACTGTGGTAGCCAGAAAGAAGACGAGACCAGACATTATGAACAAAGACGTCATCAGACGGAGCaccaaagttcttcaaagaacACGTGAAG GGTCTTTGGATGACAGCTCAGACGATGAGCCCTTGAGTAAAAAGATGGTGAGAAATCCACAAATGAAGAGCCTAATGGTGATTCTGGAGAGATGTGACACTAAAGAAGTCTTGGAAGATAACTATAGAGCCAACGTGGGAAACACCGGTAAAAGAAGTGCAG GGGATAAGGAGAACTCCGATGATGAACTCTTGATAAAGATGGTCACGAATCCCCCTCATTCTTCACCAGAAACTATGGCAGAGAAGGAAAATAAGTCAGAAACTGCCCTTACGATGAACCTTTGA